In the Arachis hypogaea cultivar Tifrunner chromosome 20, arahy.Tifrunner.gnm2.J5K5, whole genome shotgun sequence genome, acatttttattagacacatctacaaaGACACTTTTATTAACACAGTCATAAACAAAAATTGGCAGAAATTAATAGAATCCAGAATCCTTGTTGATAACGTAGCAAACCGTATGGCCCGAGTTTCCTCATactatttaatttgatatatgacATATAATTGTACAATACCTCAACATATCAGAGATTCACTCGAATAACTCGTGAAAATTCGTACTAAATGCAATAACTTGTGATCATATGGACCCAGCTCTAGTTAAGAATAGAGAGCATGGGAAATAAATATATTTCTATGTACGTTTCTATATTCAATTATTCATAAAATGCAAAATTCATTTACAAAATGGAATAAAGTACACTTTATTGTCACCGAGGACCAGAAAGCTCAATGGCTTCAATAACAAAGGAAGGTTCTTCATGAACATCACTATAGTTTTGGGAGAAACTGCATGCTCTTTCTTCATATAAGTTAGACCCTCCTTGTGACTCCTCCGGCTGCGCCGACTGCCCAACCAGGCCTTCTAGAATCTTCAAGACTTCCGACATCTTCGGCCGCAGACTCGGAAGTGACTGAGTGCACTGTAAAGACAACTCCACTGCCATTTCTAGCTCAACTGGATCAAAGCATCCCCTTAGATCCCTATCAACTAACACTTCTAGCCGCTTCTCCTCAAATAATGTCTTAACCTTCAGGAATTCAGGCCAGTACACATTACTCAAAGTTACTCAATGATGGAAAAAAAAATGGATTACATGAAACTAGAATTGAGCAATAATGACATGTTGCATTGATTTTAAGATTACTTGGTTGTGAAGCTACAAAACATTTGAAAAAATTTACTTGTTACTTACCCAATCAAGAATCATTCCCTTTTGTACTTGACCATTCCCAGCATCTAGTGCCTTTTGTCCTGTTATGAGCTCCAGAAGTAATATGCCAAATCCAAAAACATCTGTTTTCTCAGAAGACTGTCCAGTGGAGAGATACTCCGGGGCAATGTGGCCTACTGTACCGCGCACGGCGGTGGTGACATGCGAATCCCTTTGATCCAACAGCTTAGCAAGGCCAAAATCCCCCACCACAGCTTCAAAACTTTCGTCTAGCAAAATGTTTGCAGCCTTAACATCTCTGTGGATTATTTTAGGGTTGCACTGCTCGTGTAAATACAGAAGCCCGCGTGCAGCGCCAACAGCAACTCGCATTCGCCTGTTCCAGTCCAGAGATGGCTTTTCTCGGCATGTGTCTGCTTCGGAACAAGGGAAAAGATAAAATCCATCAAACACTAAACATATCACAAGTTAATAAAAGAACAAACAAATTAATGAAGAATTTTCACTGATTTAGGAGGTAGCACCAATACATAAGATTTAGGCCTCTAACTACCAACTATACAAGGAGAATCACTGTTTCTTGTTTCCCCATGTAATGGAATCAGTAATTGACATTAATTTTGAGACACATTGTTTTAACTATAAGATAGGAGGAATAACAAATGATAAGACTTAATATGAAACAAACCTCTCAAGCGATCAGCAACACTGCCATTAGGCATGTAGGGATAAACAAGTAACCTTTCATCTGGAGTCATACAAAATCCATAGAGACGCAAAAGGTTACGATGCACAGCCAAGCCGATCATCTCAACTTCAGTTTGAAATTGCATTTCTCCGGTGTAATTGGGATCCTTCAGCCTCTTCACTGCCACCAGCATTTTGTTTGTAAGGCATCCTTTGTAGACAATGCCAAAGCCTCCTTGTCCAAGGATGTTCTTTTGACTGAAATTTCCAGTAGCAATTTGTAGTTCACGGAAGGTGAACCTCTTCAAATGGCCAATATCAAATTCACAATCTTGCTCCACTTCAGATGTCAATTATAACATATTGTCAGAATATGTTCATATCTAGAAGCAATAAAAAAGGTAATGAAGTTCATTTAAGGAGGTACCATAAGATGTATAGAGGATGCGTGATCTGTACCAATGCAACCAACACACAAGCATCACTGAAATTATAAATGTGCAACTGATGCCAACAACAACAGAAATCACCCTTTGGTGATGACTCTTGACTTTCTGAGATGATCCTGTATCTGTAATTGAATCATTATCTGTAACATAGTCCACTGATAGTTgggttttaataaataaaagttaaATGTATTACCATTTAGTGGTTTTGAAATGTCCATACAATGTTCCGAAGGAGATGTACAAAGGAAGTTATTTCCTGAAATACTATTATGATAAAAGAAGTATAGTGTCAGTTAATGCATGATTaaaggaaatttaaaaaaaaaaagtgctaCAAGTGTTTATTCTTTTTAATAGGATAATCAGAATTTAGCTGTTGCATATCTAGGCAAAAAATCTAATACAATTAAAGAACTCACCTGTAACCTTTGGCCAAAATTTTTGGAGTGGGACCACTGAGATTATTAAATGACAAGTCCCTACAAACAAGATAAGGTTATGGAACTGTACTTGACTGATTGAGGAGGTAAAGGTATTACAAAGTTTCATAGAGTAGAGGATATACAAGAATGAAAGGCCTGTCAAGTTAGCAACAAGTGGAGGGATCTGTCCAGATAGATTATTTTTGCTGAGCCGCCTGAAAAGCTTGGCATGATTGAATTAGGAACCATGGAGTTAGAGAAACactaatgaataaaattaaaatttaaggggAACAAAAAGAACAGGGTTAAAATAACATCATCATCTATCTATTTGTTAAGACACACTCACAAGTAACTTAGTTGAGACAATAAGCCCAAAGAACTAGGAATTTCTCCAACAAACTGGTTACCGGAAAGGTCTAGAGTTTGAAGCTCTGACAACTTGCCTATTTCAGCCGGGATAGGACCAGATAACTGATTGTTCTGCAGTAACCTAATTTCAGCAATGAAAAAACTCACTTAGTCATATGATGAGTTCATTGTATTTTATGACTACTTACCTTTCTCCTACCGTTGTTTGGCATCTATTAAAAATTAGTGGAAGACTATTATGACTATTTATGAACAAAAAGCATAATAAACAAGGCATCTTTCAGATACTGCTGAGTCAACAATACACCACAATTCACCATTAAGTTTGAAAAGTATAGGCCATTTATGTGGAGAATAAGAGAGACACTCACAATGTTCGGAGATGGCTCAAATTTCCAATTCCTGACGAAAGAGTTCCAGATAAACCAGCACTAGCCATTTCCCTGCCAAAAGCAGAAAGTTACCACCAGCAACAAAGATCAGTATCATTAGAATAGAGTGGATGGTATTAGAAAGACAGAGAAAACACATGAAAATGCTAACAAGTAAGATCTTTCACATTTTTTTTCCCATAAAACCAAAAGGAAGCAACGTTGAGCAAGAGAAATTAGGAACACTTACAGGGAAATGACATAACCCTCGGCAGAGCAACCAACCATGTTCCAAGTGCAAGGGTCAACCGAATTAATATCCCAGCCATTCAAGACGTGCAATTCATCGTTCATTTTATTCTTCATGGACATCAAAGCAGCAACTAAATAACACCAAAGTAGTGAACTAAGTAAGCAACACTTGAAGAAAGCAAAGCTAGAATAGTAAGCAATAGTGAGAAATGGGAAAtgccaaaacaaaacaaaaccttCATAGTTGACACCCTTTGGAGAGAGAAGGCTGTCAGTGCCCTCAACAACCAATGGCATCGAACACAAAATAAACAAGGAGAAGAACCAAGCAACCAACTTGACACCTTCCATGAAACAGAAAAACCGAATCAAATTCTGGGAGCTGAAAAAGTTTGGAACTTTTTTAACTGGGAACTTTCTCTTCTGACTCCTTTAAACTTTTCTACCAAACAAAGCTTCAATGCCAAAGCGCACACAAGCATAAAAGCAAGCAAACCCCTTTTGGAAAGTCGTTCATTGCTGCCTCGAGGGAAACGAAGTTGAAAAGGACGAAGCAATTTTATTATTAcgacaaaaagaaaatgaaaaagtacactaaggaaaaaaaaacaaaactatataaaaaataaataaataaaatctaagtGAAGTAGTGAAATGATTAAAATGAAGAACGAACGTAAGACCAGGAAAACAGCTCGAGATTTGTGAGATGACAGTGATTGTCCCATGGTCTCGTTTTGGTTTAGGTGTTTAACAACAGTGCTTAACTCTGCTGGCTATGATTCCCTGCAGTTAGTCACGTGATTCTGTTGTATGGGTTAGTTAGGACCGTTTAGTTTCTCTGTTTGTGATGATGATGGCGAATGGACGGTGTAGATGAAAGTAGTGAAGTGAGTGCGCGGCAGAGTAATGCTCTCTCGAAGCGCGAAATTTAATAGTTTGCGAGTCTCACAGCTCAAGAAACAGCTCTTCAAACGGCGTCGTTGACTGCTAGCAAACCAATACTATTATCGCAAACTTTTACATAATTGTTTATCAACCATAGtataattaataacaattataattttatataaaaaatttaggaAAAAAACTCCTAAAGCCATCCActaatttatatttgaatttatttttaattcactgTTAGTGTAAGATAATTTTACAAGATACATCCctatgttaacaaaaataatcattcaaaaaacaaatataatttaacatgtgtaaaatatttttatcagtgcattaaaattaggacaatttataaaaataaaatatttgacttTTAAAATTACGAAAATACAACTTTTTCAGTTTGGATACAAAAATACAACTTTCTACAAATTTATGTAAACCTTAAAACCCCTCCAGAAGTTTACGTGTATTTCAAATCCGTGAAACATTTCCCAAAAAGAggtctgctacacatacaagtctttttggcttacaagttatacaagttgctccaagtccaaaaaaaaaaaaaacatgcgcTCCTTCAACATTCACTTTtcgtcttcttcctcaatcaaaacgcaaaccaTCAAGATTCAAGGGACATTCAAAACAAACTACTACGATTCTGCAGAAACGTTCCAACTCCTcgcgaagagtagaagaaatcaagaaaaaaaaaagatacaaatctccatcaaaaatcaccaaaaaaggaagaaacattattcaaggtactgttttactgttcttctaggtttttcttctagattgttcttctaggtttttcttctagattgtctctgccatgtgcctcatccttaaccattaaaagatttcaagaagaaatatactgtcttctcctgttttgggtgtatttcttaaatcttttgggtgtatttctgtaatcctttctgtaatcgtttgggtatatttctgtaaccgtttgggtgtatttatgtaatcgtttgggtgtatttctgaagttccattatcttcaaaacgatttcaaagcttgatttcaaaaaccatgaaaatcgaaaaaaacgaagcaaagagagaacgcatgaaggagatccaacaaatttggcaaaaaactcgaaaaaagaaacgaaatcttttgaaaaatgaaagttaTATATTTGTGCgttgattgatttgaattgatttaaaattctgtTAGAAAGGCACGTAACAAGAAGCGCATTTAATGGGTGGGTTTCGTTcagacttgtaaaacttgtaaatgcaaaacacttgtatgtagagattaatcTTCCCAAAAATTGTATTTCCGTGATTTTGGAAGCCAAATGTTTTATTTTCGTAAATTGCCCTTAAAATTACACTTTATGTTCCATTTAAACTTTCTGCATACCATATCCAAAAGTATCtcagaattgagattgaatgaagtTAACCCCAAAATTTGATTCAGTGAATATTGCCTCACTTATAAAACTATATATAAAAACTATTCGAGAGATGTAAAACTTGTAATTCAGCTTATGGAAACAAAATGGCAGAATAACTAAAAGACAACATTGAAGAGAAACATAAAGCACATTACATTTAAACAAGGAACTAGTCTGCAACGTTGCACATCAGCGACATATTAACATTTGAACTCTGGGGAAAAactaaacccaaaaaaacccaacATATCCACCTTACCACCAACCATCAGAAAAAGGACCAACATTCCATTCCAGAAGAAAAGGGTTTAGTTTTCCCCTCAGAAGCATTTCTGACCCCATTTGAGGCCAAAACTATTACTAAGACATTTAAGACGTTTACAATAAAAACATGCAAAGGGATAAGGCTATTTGCTTTTGCCTGGGGACACTGAAGACCCACCAGATTAAGCAACAGTAGATTCCAAGGGGTATACATATATGATGATATACTGATGGATCAACTTGCAGCCATCCAGCACCCCCAAGTCTCAGTCCGGGTTTGGCATGGAATTACACTGCCCATGCCACAGAACATTGGTAATCTAGACAAAAAATAATGGCGCCACTTTTTCGTTAACTCGTTGAACTAGTATACAACATTGCCCTTGGAGCTTACATCAAGATCCTTCCATGGGAGAAAACTGTAGCCCTATTTGCCGCTTCAAGTGATCCGGTATCAACTTATTGATGAGCTCTGGAGACGCCCCAGACAGCTGTAAAGGGAGAGTCACaaatttgttcatcaattttgtTTTAGGGAGTTATATAATAATCACAGTCAATAACAGCAACAATTTGGATGGTTGATTGGTTTGGCTGAATTTTGACAAAGAGCAATGTGTTGAAAATTCAGACTACCCAAACAGTtgttaaagaaataaagaaaacacccaaaaaaaaaagcacaCTTGGATATATGGACCCTTCTATGGATTCTAGACTTCTGTAAACACGTtgcaaaatttaattattttgaaccaATTAGTTACTGCTAGATTACACATCTACCAAGAAAATTATTGAGAACTTACTTCCTGTTTGAAGTCAAATAGAGGTGGGAATGGGCGACCATTTGGCAGGCGGGCATTAGGTTCTCGGAGTTCATCAAAGAAAGGATGTGCACATGCTTCTAGCTGCATAACAGAAAAGATCCTCATCAGATTTCTAGGTTATTTTTCCCAAAGAACAACCATTAATGATCCAATTCCAACAAAATACAAACTGATATAcacataaaaatactaatttaataGATGAGTCTGAATAGATGatagaaaacaaaaaagctaGCCAATCACACTCACCGCAGTGCACCGGAGACTAGGGGAATACTGCAAAAGCCGGGAGGCAAGATCTATAGCTTCCGGAGGCATCTTTTTGTGGAATATCTGAAAACAATTTCTTGAAGTGTTAGAATGACCAGGAATATTTTCAATCTACTCAACTTATCTCAACATCAGAAAATTGAAGTGTCAGAAAAGAGGTGGAAAGTATAAGACCTTGTGCCATGGATGTGCTTTGATCTGTGGAAACCTGAAGTCATTGTAATTCGGGTTCATACAACGTACTTCCTCTCGAGTGGGTGTGCCAAGCACCTGCAATCAAAATTTTAGAGTTAACTTGTGATGGCAAAATTGACATGATATCAGAAATAATCTAAAATTACCAACACCAGTTGCACCTGTATAATATGTACAAGCTGGCACACTGCATTTTCACCTGGGAATAGTGGCTGCAAAAGTTGAAATTCTGTCAGATGGATGgtagataataaaagaaaaatcataTCGCTCACAGTACATTTTTGAAGGAATAATAATGAAAACAAAGCCTTGACACAAACCTGACCCAAAAGCAGTTCAGCAAGGACACAGCCAGCTGACCAAATATCAATTGAGGTAGTATACTCTGTGGCACCAAATATAAGCTCTGGAGCTCGATAGAAACGTGAGCATATGTATGATATGTTAGCTTCACCTTTAACCTGATCAGAATATAAAGACCCAAGGTTAACACAAGGAACTTCCACACAACAAAGAAAAGTCTATTAGGCAGAAAAAGCATGATCCTGAATACTGCAAGATGAGTGATAATATTGCTACAAAATATTTTGGATGCTTAGAAAGTAAAAACAGAATGCAATGCTGGTCTTCACTATTAAGAAGCCAGGATACCATCATATCAAGATATATTCTATACTGAATCAATACTACAAAAAATTATGCATGCACAACAAAGAACAAACTAAGTGTATTATGTAAAATGAAGGGGCCAACATACTAGCACTTTTGCACTTCCAAAATCACATAGCTTAACTTGGTGGGTAAGAGGATCAACCTGGATAATACAGATAACAGCATCAGAAGCCAGGAAGAATTATGAGAAATAATTATGATCTTTATATATTCAGCAAAGAGATATAGACAAACCAGTATATTTTGAGGCTTCAAATCTCTGTGGCAAACTCGAGGAACCGTGTGTATATAAGCCAAGCCCCTGAAAATCTGCAGGCCCACCACAAACTTTTATTAGGCAAAGAGAATGAAATCAAGAGGTGTTAACAAATCACCAAAATTCTTAAGCATACCTGGTACATGTAAAGTTTTACATAGATAATGGGCATTCTTTGATTAGCATTACTATAATGCTTTAAGACCCGATACATGGATTCTGGAACATATTCCATCACCAAATTAAGAAAAAGTTCATCTGTACTTGTTGTGGAAAAGAAACAATGCTTCAGGGAGATCACATTTGGATGATTCATCACACGCATTAGCTGTAGCTCACGATTCTTGTATCTTCGGTCTTGTAAAACCTTCTTAATGGCCACTGCCTCTCCAGTTTCCAAGCATTTCGCCTAAGAGGGAAAAAACCATCAGCATGATAGAAAATAGGTGGAAACAGCAACAGTTATGAGCATGGTATTAGCATACCTGAAAAACAATTCCAAATGATCCAGTTCCTACAACACGCTCGGCCATGTAGCTAATAGTCTACAAGCATCAGTAAATAAGAAATCATTAAATCCCGATACATGCCATATTACCAGTGGAATGGATTCACAAAGACAATACCTGTTTGGGCTCGCCATTTTTGCCTCCAATAGTTGTAGATATGATGTGTCCAGTGAGAGAATCATTCCCGTTGACAACAGAGGTAGACATCTCCTGTTCAAATTGCGACATCAACAATGGTATAAGGAATGTTAGAATCTTGAACGATTACTAAATGCTTCAAAATGATTAGGTGTCACAAGGAAGATATAAACAACCACTTGACAGAATATCAAACACACAAAGTGATTCCACAAATGAACCACCACATTTCAACAACGCAACTCAATAACCTTAACCTAAAAGGGAAGTTTCATTAACATTAGTAAATAACCCGGTAGAAAGTAGAAACATCAGTATGGTATTGCAGATATTCTGTTATGGTAATAAGCTGCTAAAGAAGGGGATGACAAGGAATATAGTAGCAGCAAGCCCACAGGACAAACTTCTACTGCAAATATCGAAAGTAAGAAGCAACTCAAGGAAGAAAACATACTATGCTGCTAAAATAAGCAagatgcaatgcaacaactagcaCAAGAGTGAAAAAAGGAATGACACAAGTTAATCAGAAATAGAAATCATAAGGGATGGTATATACAGAAAGTAATCCAGATTTGGAATCATAacatatgaaaaataaattaaaaaaagacgttGAAACCCCACCATCAATGTAAGAAACATGATCCGACTCGGACATGAGTTTCAACATCAAATAAATCCCTAACGCATCACAGAACGAGCTCAGAAAACTTCTCTCcagaaaaaagagaaagtaaaaaaaaaaaaaaatagagatgaAACTTCACTGAAAAGCATAGATCAAGACGAAAATAAGCTGAATGGTCTTCTCTGTTAAGCTCAAAGGCCAAATTTTTTTAGcacaaaaatcaaatttcccCAAAAAGAACAAACCCTAACTTTCCCTCTGACGCTAAGGAAACCCAAAAAGAGAAACAGAGAAACAAAAATCACACATCCTAGATCATCTTAGCCTCATCCCTTAAACAAAAAGAGAAGATTTTGTAACTCTCCCATTCAAGGGTCACCCAGATTTTCTCAGAAACCAAACAATCAGCACATCAACAACGgcaatggaaaaataaaagaattaaaaaaagcaGTTTTTGGTTAATGGGGAAGTACCTTATCCTCAGCCatggaggaagagagagaaatagaaagaaaagaggaaTCTAAGAGTGGgttgagaggaagaagaagaggaagagaatggtAAAGGTGTGAACAAAGAGAAGAGGATGGAGGACCCAGCAAGAGAAAGACAAGTCCATGTGATTCCAGCTCTCCTTTTTTTCCACCTCCCTTTCCTTTCTgtcttcccctttctttctttttattttttttctccctattttctatttttttctttgtcaTTTTCCCATTTTTTTCTTCACACCTCCTAGACACAGTTAATCACAATTATTAGGTGTGCTTGATTGAAATgtgaataaaaaacaataaagggttaaaaaaaaaaagtaaccatattttttcacttttatcaTTTTTAACGTCTACAGAATATATTCTTAAATACGTTATATGATTAGGTCAATTTGACCCTTTATTCAGATCAATTTCTTATAACATGCATATCAGCTTTTTGTTGAATAATGttctactttttaatttttatgtataagtgttttatatatattttagtaaatttaataaTGTATACAATTATTAGCATGAGCAAATTGTttaaaaaacacaagaaaatgaCCAATCTAAGAACTAAGATACATCTATTATATACATAGTATAGTCCACAAAAATGACTACTGTATAACTTTGAAGTTTGAACTATTCCTCTACAATAATTAGTCTCGGGAGTGGGTTCTCCTAAAAGATTTTATTGAATGATACCAAAGCTTACACCACATTTCTTTGTAGCAATCATAATGAGCAGGTAGTGACATCACATTGCGGTGGTGTTTGCCCAAAACTAAATTATTACAGTAGTTGCTACTGCTTACACATCATTAATAATGACTCTTAACAGGGAGATTTTGACTAACTTCTTGCCCATTGTTTTGGTTTCATTTGCTTAATTACTTGGGACCCTTAATTTACATCCCTTTAGCTTTTGGATTGATTTTGGTTTTCTCTTTTAATGCTCACTATTCTTCTTTTATGAGAACTTGTGACTGGTAATGACAGACCAGAAACAAAACACGAGGAATTTATGGGgttttaatttattgactaagaTTATATTGCACAATAGGGCTAACTTTCACATAGAGATATCAAATGATGTGCCACATAGGAGAATAGTTCAATGGCATATTCTTAGTAGTAGTAGCATTAGGAGGAGCAAAAAATTGTTGAAGCAATTTGTAATGCCTTATTATATGGTATGTAACAATCTAACATGGCTAATGCTATAAATGGGGTAAAAATGTAAaatccaaaactaaactaaaggcATCTCAAAATTATATGAATCCCTCAAAACAAAAATTGTTACGTTAAGTTTTATGCATATATCTATATAAGTCAATTGACCTAGTTCGAATCAGTCTTTTCAGTAGTAAATCGAATTGACCTAATTCGATTTATTATTGAACAGCTCATATATAGTAAATTGAATCAGTTTAATTCGATTTAGTACTGGTATAGATTATTGACATTTACTATTTTAAGTtattaactttaaaattatattgtcaataaaaaaatactctccatttggatttaaataaaatatcaaaaaaattaaaacgaataagaatagatatccaatttttgtgttttagtttAAATTCCAGAAAATCTACATTTTTATAAACTTATCAATTTTTTGTGACTTATaaacttatgaatttaaaatagaacaataaataatttctaaaaatttaattaaaattatccttTGACTTATTAATATCTAAAGAATCATTACCAAAAttctttatattaaaaaaattaatataaaatatgaccttttaaaatgacaaaaaatttaaaatttgaatttttttaaaataaaaaataataaataaatatatattataatacgattaattatatatttataaaatatataatttaaaaaataatatattttaaattttaattataaaaatatatattaaaatgactaattatatttatacaatatgtaattAAAATTTAGCCTATTTTATCCAAAATCCAAAGTCTaaactatgcttttattttgtccATAAATCTATGACAATGAGAATTCCATTAATGTGCTTTAATTAAAAGCGAGTGGTCA is a window encoding:
- the LOC112783480 gene encoding probable LRR receptor-like serine/threonine-protein kinase At5g45780 isoform X2, which translates into the protein MEGVKLVAWFFSLFILCSMPLVVEGTDSLLSPKGVNYEVAALMSMKNKMNDELHVLNGWDINSVDPCTWNMVGCSAEGYVISLEMASAGLSGTLSSGIGNLSHLRTLLLQNNQLSGPIPAEIGKLSELQTLDLSGNQFVGEIPSSLGLLSQLSYLRLSKNNLSGQIPPLVANLTGLSFLDLSFNNLSGPTPKILAKGYSISGNNFLCTSPSEHCMDISKPLNGSSQKVKSHHQRVISVVVGISCTFIISVMLVCWLHWYRSRILYTSYVEQDCEFDIGHLKRFTFRELQIATGNFSQKNILGQGGFGIVYKGCLTNKMLVAVKRLKDPNYTGEMQFQTEVEMIGLAVHRNLLRLYGFCMTPDERLLVYPYMPNGSVADRLRDTCREKPSLDWNRRMRVAVGAARGLLYLHEQCNPKIIHRDVKAANILLDESFEAVVGDFGLAKLLDQRDSHVTTAVRGTVGHIAPEYLSTGQSSEKTDVFGFGILLLELITGQKALDAGNGQVQKGMILDWVKTLFEEKRLEVLVDRDLRGCFDPVELEMAVELSLQCTQSLPSLRPKMSEVLKILEGLVGQSAQPEESQGGSNLYEERACSFSQNYSDVHEEPSFVIEAIELSGPR
- the LOC112783491 gene encoding shaggy-related protein kinase eta produces the protein MTKKKIENREKKNKKKERGRQKGKGGGKKGELESHGLVFLLLGPPSSSLCSHLYHSLPLLLPLNPLLDSSFLSISLSSSMAEDKEMSTSVVNGNDSLTGHIISTTIGGKNGEPKQTISYMAERVVGTGSFGIVFQAKCLETGEAVAIKKVLQDRRYKNRELQLMRVMNHPNVISLKHCFFSTTSTDELFLNLVMEYVPESMYRVLKHYSNANQRMPIIYVKLYMYQIFRGLAYIHTVPRVCHRDLKPQNILVDPLTHQVKLCDFGSAKVLVKGEANISYICSRFYRAPELIFGATEYTTSIDIWSAGCVLAELLLGQPLFPGENAVCQLVHIIQVLGTPTREEVRCMNPNYNDFRFPQIKAHPWHKIFHKKMPPEAIDLASRLLQYSPSLRCTALEACAHPFFDELREPNARLPNGRPFPPLFDFKQELSGASPELINKLIPDHLKRQIGLQFSPMEGS
- the LOC112783480 gene encoding probable LRR receptor-like serine/threonine-protein kinase At5g45780 isoform X1; its protein translation is MEGVKLVAWFFSLFILCSMPLVVEGTDSLLSPKGVNYEVAALMSMKNKMNDELHVLNGWDINSVDPCTWNMVGCSAEGYVISLEMASAGLSGTLSSGIGNLSHLRTLLLQNNQLSGPIPAEIGKLSELQTLDLSGNQFVGEIPSSLGLLSQLSYLRLSKNNLSGQIPPLVANLTGLSFLDLSFNNLSGPTPKILAKGYSISGNNFLCTSPSEHCMDISKPLNDTGSSQKVKSHHQRVISVVVGISCTFIISVMLVCWLHWYRSRILYTSYVEQDCEFDIGHLKRFTFRELQIATGNFSQKNILGQGGFGIVYKGCLTNKMLVAVKRLKDPNYTGEMQFQTEVEMIGLAVHRNLLRLYGFCMTPDERLLVYPYMPNGSVADRLRDTCREKPSLDWNRRMRVAVGAARGLLYLHEQCNPKIIHRDVKAANILLDESFEAVVGDFGLAKLLDQRDSHVTTAVRGTVGHIAPEYLSTGQSSEKTDVFGFGILLLELITGQKALDAGNGQVQKGMILDWVKTLFEEKRLEVLVDRDLRGCFDPVELEMAVELSLQCTQSLPSLRPKMSEVLKILEGLVGQSAQPEESQGGSNLYEERACSFSQNYSDVHEEPSFVIEAIELSGPR